AGGCCTCCCGGACGGGGCACCCGCCGCAAAGGGCCTTCGCCAGCTCCACGTCGCTGGGCGACTCGGCGAAGAAGAGCTCCGGGTCCTCGCGGTGGCACGGCAGCTGCTCCTCGTCGACGCCCACGCTGGGTCTCAGCGCGTCGAGGACGGTGGTACTCATCTCATTTCCTCCTGGTGTGACTTCTTCTTTGGTGGTGACCAAACAGAAAGGCCGCGGATCCCGGGTGTCGGGTTCCGCGGCCTGGAGGCTGCCGAGTGGGAGGTGTACTCCTACGTCGGTGGTCTCCAGGCAGGGGTGCCCGGGAAGGTGGCGCCGGCGGTGACGATCCGATCGCGCGAGACGGCGCCCTCGACGAGAGCGGTCTCCTGCAGACGCACGTCACCCGTGACACGGAGCTGGGCGTCGGGCGACACGAGGTGCCACGCGCCGTCAGCGCAGAAACCGGACATGGCAAAGCCGTCCTTCGTCTGGGAGTTCGAGTAGCTGATCATCAGGGGCACCTCCTCTCGGGCCTCGTCGGCGTCGTTGGTCCGGGACGGACCGGGCCGGGTTCTCACCCGACGAGACATCACGGTACTCACGGCGTCCCCGAGACCGCAAACGATTTATTGCCGGTTTTCTCAGAAACTTTTTCTCGGGCCCTGCGACCCGAGCCGTTGGTCCTCCGGCGCATGGCCCGATCGGGCGGACGGCCGGGGGTCCAGCAGGGTCCGGCTGGGTCCGGCAGGGTCCGAGTCAGTCGAGCGTGGGCTGGTCGTCGTCCGCGGTGACGGTGCCGCCCGCCACCAGGGTGAGCACGGCGTCGCCGTACTTCTCGAGCTTGGAGGCCCCGATGCCGTTGATGGCCAGCATCGCCTGGGCGCTGCCGGGCTGCACCTCGGCGATCGCCTGCAGGGTCAGGTCGGTGAAGACGACGTACGCCGGCACGGAGTCGGCCTTGGCGGTCTCGGCCCGCCACGCGCGCAACCGCTCGAAGAGCGCCTCGTCGTAGCTGGACTCGCACCCCTCGTGCCGACCGATGCGGCGCTCGGCCACCGACGTCAGGGCCGCACCGCAGACGCGGCAGACGCTGCGCGCCTTGCCCTTGCCCGCCTTGCCACGG
This DNA window, taken from Nocardioides sp. HDW12B, encodes the following:
- a CDS encoding WhiB family transcriptional regulator; this translates as MSTTVLDALRPSVGVDEEQLPCHREDPELFFAESPSDVELAKALCGGCPVREACLASAIERREPWGVWGGQLLVQGVVVPRKRPRGRPRKNPVAA